From Cherax quadricarinatus isolate ZL_2023a chromosome 95, ASM3850222v1, whole genome shotgun sequence, the proteins below share one genomic window:
- the LOC138855464 gene encoding histone deacetylase HDAC1-like produces the protein MSTTPHNRKKVCYYYDSDIGNYYYGQGHPMKPHRIRMTHNLLLNYGLYRKMEIYRPHKATQDEMTKFHSDDYIRFIRSIRPDNMNEYNKQMQKCE, from the exons ATGTCGACTACTCCTCATAACAGAAAGAAAGTTTGCTACTACTATGACA GTGACATTGGCAACTACTACTACGGTCAAGGTCATCCTATGAAGCCACATAGAATTCGTATGACACACAATCTACTTCTAAACTATGGATTATACAGAAAAATGGAGATTTAT AGACCACATAAAGCTACACAAGATGAGATGACAAAGTTCCATAGTGATGACTACATCAGATTTATCCGCTCCATCCGACCAGATAACATGAACGAGTACAACAAGCAGATGCAGAAGTGTGAGTAG